A single window of Drosophila suzukii chromosome 3, CBGP_Dsuzu_IsoJpt1.0, whole genome shotgun sequence DNA harbors:
- the LOC108012031 gene encoding titin isoform X1, protein MRFSLSPPPQKAISSARLTSPTKNSRSTTINPSTTIIPGSNNRSPISGSSSFTTMLTRNGGGHGTSPTASASAASSATPTTSADDEATSDYNQWLHAMKLVARLPGGTPPEFRRKLWLSLADKYLKSKNVDWAQQREKCFCEEWREDDEELGIQIVKDLHRTGSNLCTGPAGSINQAKLKRILLGYARYNPEVGYCQGFNMLGALILQVMDKEEEESMKVMIYLVEGVLPTGYFYGSMGGLQADMGVFRELMQTRLPRLAKHLQRLQGPVENAFEPPLTNVFTMQWFLTMFCTCLPMSCVLRVWDLVLIEGSDVLLRTALVLWSLLEERVLSVRSADEFYGKMGSYSSELLNGHLVDSNGLIERVVKLGPIADLRQLRDKHLYNIAPLRHKQGLQLYYDEEDTHSDEERMAVATVFGLNWGRRGSVGPAAAAATAGKQQVEQKDRLALDISLLKKQYDRLRERQKQAHVILTTACSTAARQGSSGPASSSQSSVPVNQLLLGRPAIVTNKGKRVGAPLGAIPPARKPSLPAVLHTKPAAEKQLRRGETLLWRDTDPSRRRRDSLTWKEIKADRAAMVREGVDVSSVKTQKLRTRFGKSDSSSYSEDSDGEQDAGPAGGGGGGGGSSTDTSLCDDDDPKSMEKSPKHKAKLARKLREQKQLSSSRDTSLERQRPKSWAPSSNEIPFMLMGTDSGDEKEPVVREEPETELETGDPAEDSATESGRFGFDKEFDTVSYKLEPLKIHSDPEFPDLTSMSPLPTPKEKSEAEEDLLDEQKPFDLSDNGVTNQYFERVNSVERPNRLELSYSLNEEETDTSAIYLEEREKIEGHSGDREYQSLPPFFPREEDDSSVQVAGKVPQIRDDNIPGENKDDYKELLNMTIEEKDGYKPPPPTASSLSNASRKRRDPRRKTLTRSSTIEIEERYQALERRISQDQPNSGDRQSKYIPSTAALEERFNTLEKQLSAEKQRKEMAEMEVDYPNKSERIPSTADLETRFNSLTKQMSSSESSSKAPIDLRDEESPTGSSSKEQKDSEKTSKLHKSEEIQSDSKETTGEAETSETKEKPSEEKEAEEKPRLKKLPSTAELEDRFNALERKMSVQKGSPSKTKKEPPDEEDTKATKEPQESEKLKDKPTTPAKDPKDGGDKKPETKEVPKSPTKNQDQKVKAKSPKSEEKSTKESPKSTEEAHKSVTSPASKEKVSQSDSENAEAPKKSDAKPNEPKKAEAGQSPKKSDSEKAKTNKTTVSETSESDKKPSKDKSTVKDEESIKTPRKSPPSTEELEKRFNALEKQMSTTNMETTKEAEQSKSLDKNKGSKEEEKLQKSMKSFDDKIKEVNIAIEKDQKKVETEVQGEKMEKKVEENKKLEDLKKNEESSESPEESLQKGKSQRRASEPPSTEDLEKRYETLKRRMSSKQHLGTTSETVDEALERIQQEVISEAVEEKKPPPSTEDLESRFEALHGGEKKKESTATSATKPKHVDVAIEAHIPSPPPPPPPPKDRPPILAEPVLHQQQALIEELQSKMRGQSPGEENLKPSEINPQRQRQRNLLQRPTPMGDETSEAPANTAYYRAANQEPWQQRMVRRFSDLPSRADLENRLQFLERQLYKKFYKQRCASDSEVASRVKLPPDDQPSTSRQAKVLEAEGQLEQRVLALEKQLSENSLKLLEAMRERQRSAAPRSDDSGSPRCLSTETIDATGKELVRYTQNIGELEELDAHKPINISINIKMLVNKDGDSKQPKGESKPTTEDLTRRLEQLEQQLLEERAKNGSIPPENEVLEEKPPKPEESDDCKKQEKNCHNQHVKSDEAEKLEVPLEGKIKPEAVKETKTLENEEKAQARAKEVVTENSGKEEKALVDENTAQKTGLVKQKSIQEKPVEDTKKKSETKAEVAQETSSQVKPLSTEKEASSTKDPKPKEAPSEEKTTKKETEKLKKEESESKKDLPTNKTENSKSETLKSKETPSAAVTTSKESTKGLPEKKEASKELPDKMVINATDVGPMDPNSKTVVLLMDNEPRASKVRRLTRANTEELEDLFQALEKQLNDRNLIKSEDGRLIRVESKPSAEQQEQTQAISDLTKEIEDFTSAKPEEKEKPKEVEKAEKAEPEEPEEDYDWGPNTVKHHLKRKTVYLPSTKELESRFRSLERQIKLLEDVEKIDVEQRLVEIERKIKLQYSLSHEKDLNKYLELCEGKGLDDEETLPLETPTKTEETAAGRDRSRSPGRKVATKSPYTSPSRKAATKSPYVSPTRKNTTKSPYVSPSRKATKSPYTSPSRLRQRSPSPTRSPERKSKRSPYTSPARRKPHPNDLPISDDLEYKYRVLDLVRSKSKENLAKRMHDPNRKPAIHPLEMILSPSPDDSAIPTTGELEHRIRVLDGKLKSPAKTRSKPRSRSPTIEDIKRQKMRDEQKPRTPVHNLERIVSSPGRPEPPTAEELEERIRILEQEHKFDFKTQKDYRAFNQKLKDVISPSLSFEEFRAAKSREQSPRRHGATTPKSALRRDDFDEPYSSSTTTHYRPTSPKVIRFRDEDVDEDEDRFEEEAPRPKSRQTSDRMVGSTNDVLDCLAENTKILERILKKTLADQPSATRSYASSSEGLDALGSRLMRETSPITRTGTHTGVPLRTGENINDRLSSIKNSIKSIDTLCEEKPYQKEKCQRYIDSLFSDSLHFASKKSSLEDLSLSRSLSRSESRGRSIHRSGDYAPSIRITSEHRSLGSAESRRSPLGNRETSPYRSHREVGRELSPRRRRLEEEDEERKDRESSRVRRDNLLPNYFADNRSELSSGSSLTGFNHKVDRQLEETCAKYADDARRSACRTPLSHPYESRTTATATRHSHSHTDPVQIQASTTGSASAIDSFPRPVSPYRQPYDPYHRSPGGGTPLYQPGKLEIRHTTVTSTFYDRFLTEKQIERQTHTRPPSRSPVVSPSVPAKSYGDLCSTTSAISSTTTTTASTTSSSSFMSSSYAGAPFSLPSSSNYSYFNPTAGASATSPRASCSDLRSTTTAASLTTTTIATTSSSYVPYNFSSSFTSRLSEPITTCSASAVSTSSLTHSTGVYNPMMSFTLREPLASSSLGASSASPLLPFQFNRTFTSNFDKEQNKQ, encoded by the exons ATGCGTTTTAGCCTCTCACCACCGCCACAGAAAGCCATTAGCAGTGCCCGCCTAACCTCGCCCACCAAAAACAGCCGCAGCACCACCATCAACCCCAGCACCACCATCATACCCGGCAGCAACAATAGAAGCCCCatcagcggcagcagcagcttcACCACCATGCTGACCCGCAATGGCGGAGGTCACGGGACCAGCCCCACCGCCTCCGCCTCCGCCGCCTCctcggccacgcccaccaccTCTGCGGATGATGAGGCCACCTCGGATTACAACCAGTGGTTGCATGCCATGAAGCTGGTGGCCCGACTGCCCGGAGGCACTCCACCCGAGTTCCGACGCAAG CTGTGGCTCTCGCTGGCGGACAAGTACCTCAAGTCGAAGAACGTGGACTGGGCGCAGCAGCGGGAGAAGTGCTTCTGCGAGGAGTGGCGCGAGGACGACGAGGAACTGGGCATCCAAATCGTCAAG GATCTGCATCGCACTGGCTCGAATCTGTGCACCGGCCCCGCGGGCTCCATTAACCAGGCCAAGCTCAAGCGCATCCTGCTCGGCTATGCCCGCTACAACCCCGAGGTGGGTTATTGCCAG GGCTTCAACATGCTGGGAGCCCTCATTTTGCAGGTGATGGacaaggaggaggaggagtccATGAAGGTTATGATCTATCTGGTGGAGGGCGTCCTGCCCACGGGCTATTTCTACGGATCGATGGGTGGCCTGCAGGCGGACATGGGTGTCTTTCGGGAGCTGATGCAGACGCGACTGCCACGCCTGGCGAAACACCTGCAGCGACTCCAGGGACCCGTGGAGAACGCCTTCGAGCCGCCGCTGACCAACGTCTTCACCATGCAGTGGTTCCTCACCATGTTCTGCACCTGCCTGCCCATGTCCTGCGTCCTGCGCGTCTGGGACCTCGTCCTCATCGAGGGCAGCGACGTCCTCCTTCGCACCGCCCTCGTCCTCTGGAGTTTGCTGGAAGA ACGTGTGCTTAGTGTCAGATCTGCGGATGAGTTCTATGGCAAGATGGGCTCCTATTCCAGTGAGCTGCTCAATGGCCATCTGGTGGACTCTAATGGCTTAATAGAGCGAGTGGTTAAACTAGGACCCATAGCGGACTTGCGACAGCTCAGAGATAAGCACCTCTACAACATTGCACCACTGCGTCACAAACAGGGATTGCA GCTCTACTATGACGAGGAGGATACCCACTCGGATGAGGAGCGCATGGCGGTGGCCACCGTTTTTGGCTTGAATTGGGGCAGACGTGGATCTGTGGGtccggcggcggcggcggcgacGGCGGGCAAACAGCAGGTGGAGCAGAAGGACCGCCTGGCCCTGGACATTTCCCTGCTGAAGAAGCAGTACGATCGGCTGAGGGAGCGCCAGAAGCAGGCCCATGTCATCCTAACCACAGCCTGCTCCACGGCAGCCAGGCAGGGATCCAGTGGTCCAGCGAGCAGCTCCCAGTCGTCGGTGCCGGTGAATCAGTTGCTCCTCGGTCGCCCGGCAATTGTTACCAACAAGGGCAAGCGGGTAGGTGCCCCCTTGGGTGCCATTCCGCCCGCTCGAAAGCCATCCCTTCCAGCGGTCCTGCACACCAAGCCGGCTGCAGAGAAGCAGCTGCGACGTGGAGAGACCCTGCTCTGGCGGGATACCGACCCGAGTCGAAGGCGTCGGGACAGTCTGACCTGGAAGGAGATCAAGGCAGATCGGGCGGCCATGGTGCGAGAGGGCGTTGATGTGAGCTctgtaaaaacccaaaagctGCGCACCAGATTCGGGAAGAGCGACAGCTCCTCCTACAGCGAGGATAGCGATGGAGAGCAGGACGCTGGACCCGccggtggaggaggaggaggaggaggatccAGCACGGACACCAGCCTCTGCGACGATGATGATCCCAAGTCCATGGAGAAGAGTCCCAAGCACAAGGCGAAGCTGGCTCGCAAGCTCAGGGAGCAGAAGCAGCTGAGCAGTTCCAGGGACACGAGCTTGGAGCGACAGAGACCCAAGTCCTGGGCTCCCAGCAGCAATGAGATTCCCTTTATGCTCATGGGAACGGATAGTGGCGATGAGAAGGAGCCGGTGGTTAGGGAGGAACCGGAAACGGAATTGGAAACAGGAGATCCTGCAGAGGATAGTGCCACTGAAAGCGGTCGTTTTGGCTTTGACAAGGAATTTGATACGGTCAGCTACAAGCTGGAACCACTAAAAATCCACAGTGATCCGGAATTCCCAGACCTAACTTCCATGAGTCCCTTACCCACTCCCAAGGAAAAAAGTGAAGCTGAAGAGGACCTGCTGGACGAGCAAAAGCCCTTCGATTTGAGCGATAATGGAGTGACCAATCAGTATTTCGAAAGGGTCAACAGCGTGGAGCGTCCCAATCGCCTGGAGCTCTCCTATTCACTCAACGAGGAGGAGACGGATACCAGTGCGATTTACCTGGAGGAAAGGGAGAAGATCGAGGGGCACAGTGGCGATAGGGAATACCAGTCGCTGCCTCCATTTTTCCCAAGAGAAGAAGATGATAGTAGTGTACAGGTTGCTGGCAAAGTGCCACAGATTCGAGATGACAACATTCCTGGCGAAAATAAGGATGACTACAAAGAACTCCTAAACATGACGATAGAGGAAAAAGATGGCTATAAACCTCCACCACCCACAGCCAGTAGTTTGAGTAATGCCAGCCGGAAAAGAAGGGATCCGCGACGAAAAACGCTGACCCGCTCATCGACCATTGAGATTGAGGAGCGATATCAGGCTCTCGAGCGAAGGATCAGTCAGGATCAGCCGAATAGTGGGGATAGGCAGTCCAAGTACATCCCAAGCACAGCTGCTCTGGAAGAGCGGTTCAACACCCTCGAGAAACAACTAAGTGCCGAAAAGCAGCGGAAGGAGATGGCCGAAATGGAAGTTGACTATCCCAATAAATCCGAGCGTATTCCCTCCACCGCCGATCTGGAAACGCGCTTCAATTCCTTAACAAAACAAATGAGTTCCAGCGAGTCTAGTTCCAAAGCTCCCATTGATCTTAGGGACGAAGAGTCGCCCACTGGCAGTAGCTCTAAGGAGCAAAAGGATAGTGAAAAAACCAGCAAGCTGCATAAATCCGAGGAGATTCAATCTGATTCTAAGGAAACTACAGGAGAAGCAGAAACCAGCGAAACCAAAGAAAAACCAAGCGAAGAAAAGGAGGCAGAAGAAAAGCCACGCCTTAAAAAACTTCCATCAACTGCTGAGCTGGAAGATCGTTTCAATGCCCTAGAACGCAAAATGAGTGTACAGAAGGGCAGCCCATCCAAAACTAAGAAAGAACCACCCGATGAAGAAGATACAAAGGCTACAAAAGAGCCACAAGAGTCCGAAAAGCTGAAGGATAAGCCAACTACTCCTGCAAAGGATCCCAAAGACGGCGGAGACAAAAAACCCGAAACTAAGGAGGTTCCTAAATCGCCAACAAAAAACCAAGACCAAAAAGTAAAAGCTAAATCTCCAAAAAGTGAAGAAAAATCTACAAAAGAAAGCCCAAAATCAACAGAGGAGGCCCACAAATCAGTAACTTCACCGGCTAGTAAAGAAAAGGTTTCGCAATCGGATTCAGAAAATGCAGAAGCTCCTAAGAAATCCGATGCTAAACCTAATGAACCCAAAAAGGCAGAAGCTGGTCAGTCCCCCAAAAAAAGTGATTCCGAAAAGGCAAAAACTAATAAGACAACGGTTTCAGAAACTTCCGAGTCCGATAAAAAGCCTTCTAAAGACAAATCAACTGTTAAGGATGAAGAATCTATAAAGACTCCTCGAAAATCTCCGCCCTCTACAGAGGAATTAGAAAAACGTTTCAATGCCTTGGAGAAACAGATGAGCACCACCAATATGGAAACAACCAAAGAGGCTGAGCAATCAAAGTCATTGGATAAAAATAAAGGCtcaaaagaagaagaaaaactACAAAAGTCTATGAAATCTTTCGACGATAAGATTAAAGAAGTTAATATCGCAATAGAAAAAGATCAGAAGAAAGTTGAGACGGAAGTTCAAGGTGAAAAGATGGAGAAAAAAGTggaagaaaacaaaaaattggaagacctcaaaaaaaatgaagaatCCTCCGAGTCACCAGAAGAAAGTTTGCAAAAGGGCAAGAGCCAGAGAAGGGCTTCCGAACCGCCTTCTACAGAAGATCTGGAGAAGCGCTACGAAACCCTGAAGCGCCGCATGAGCAGTAAACAGCATTTAGGCACTACAAGCGAAACAGTTGATGAAGCTCTCGAGCGGATCCAACAGGAGGTGATCTCGGAGGCAGTGGAGGAGAAGAAGCCACCACCATCAACGGAGGATCTGGAGAGTCGTTTTGAGGCGCTACACGGGGGTGAGAAGAAGAAGGAGTCGACTGCAACAAGCGCCACCAAACCCAAACACGTAGATGTGGCCATCGAGGCGCATATTCCATCTCCACCACCACCGCCTCCACCTCCCAAGGATCGTCCACCCATCCTGGCCGAACCCGTTCTTCACCAGCAACAGGCTCTGATCGAGGAGCTGCAGAGCAAGATGCGAGGCCAATCACCCGGCGAGGAGAACCTCAAGCCCAGCGAAATCAATCCACAGAGGCAGCGGCAGAGGAATCTCCTCCAGCGACCCACGCCCATGGGCGATGAGACATCGGAAGCACCTGCAAACACGGCTTACTACAGAGCGGCAAACCAAGAGCCATGGCAGCAGCGCATGGTGCGTCGGTTCTCTGATTTACCCTCCCGGGCCGATCTGGAGAACCGATTGCAGTTCCTGGAGAGGCAACTCTACAAGAAGTTCTACAAGCAGCGCTGTGCAAGTGATTCCGAAGTTGCATCGAGGGTCAAACTGCCGCCCGATGACCAGCCCAGCACATCCCGCCAAGCGAAGGTCCTGGAGGCCGAGGGTCAGCTGGAGCAGCGTGTCCTGGCGCTGGAGAAGCAGCTGAGCGAGAACAGTCTCAAGTTGCTGGAGGCGATGAGGGAGCGCCAGAGGTCGGCGGCTCCCAGGAGCGATGATAGTGGCTCCCCAAGGTGCCTCAGCACGGAGACCATTGACGCCACCGGCAAGGAGCTAGTTAGATATACCCAGAACATTGGTGAACTGGAGGAACTGGATGCCCACAAGCCCATCAACATTAGCATCAACATCAAAATGCTGGTCAACAAGGATGGTGACTCCAAGCAACCGAAGGGAGAATCCAAGCCCACAACAGAGGATCTTACTCGTCGCCTGGAGCAGTTGGAGCAGCAATTATTGGAGGAGAGGGCCAAGAATGGTTCCATCCCACCTGAAAATGAAGTCCTAGAGGAAAAGCCACCAAAGCCAGAGGAAAGTGACGACTGTAAGAAGCAGGAGAAAAACTGCCACAATCAGCATGTGAAAAGTGACGAAGCTGAGAAATTGGAGGTTCCTCTTGAGGGAAAAATCAAACCCGAAGCTGTCAAGGAAACCAAAACCCTGGAAAATGAGGAAAAAGCCCAGGCTCGCGCCAAAGAGGTGGTTACAGAAAACTCTGGCAAAGAGGAGAAAGCACTGGTGGATGAAAACACAGCCCAGAAAACAGGTTTGGTAAAACAGAAATCTATTCAAGAAAAACCAGtagaagatacaaaaaagaAATCAGAAACCAAAGCTGAAGTCGCCCAAGAAACATCCTCCCAAGTTAAGCCACTTTCAACTGAGAAGGAAGCATCCTCAACTAAAGATCCTAAACCTAAAGAGGCTCCGTCAGAAGAGAAGACCACCAAAAAGGAAACTGAAAAGCTTAAGAAGGAGGAATCCGAATCTAAGAAAGATCTCCCCACAAACAAAACAGAAAATTCGAAATCGGAAACTttaaaatcaaaggaaacccCTTCAGCTGCAGTCACCACCAGCAAAGAATCAACGAAAGGGCTGCCAGAAAAAAAGGAAGCTTCCAAAGAACTTCCCGATAAAATGGTGATCAATGCCACCGATGTGGGACCGATGGATCCCAACAGCAAGACAGTGGTACTCCTGATGGACAACGAACCCAGAGCTTCGAAGGTTAGGAGATTGACTAGAGCCAACACTGAAGAACTCGAGGATCTTTTCCAGGCCCTGGAGAAGCAGCTCAACGATCGGAATCTCATCAAATCCGAAGATGGTCGCCTGATACGAGTGGAAAGCAAGCCAAGTGCTGAGCAACAAGAGCAGACTCAGGCTATAAGTGATCTCACCAAGGAAATCGAGGATTTCACGAGCGCCAAGCCAGAGGAGAAAGAGAAACCCAAGGAGGTGGAGAAAGCGGAGAAAGCTGAGCCAGAAGAACCTGAGGAGGACTACGATTGGGGACCCAATACTGTAAAACATCATCTGAAACGTAAAACTGTTTACCTGCCCTCCACCAAAGAGTTGGAATCTCGCTTCCGCTCCCTGGAACGTCAAATCAAACTGCTCGAAGATGTGGAGAAGATTGATGTGGAGCAGCGATTGGTTGAGATTGAAAGGAAAATCAAACTGCAGTACTCGCTTTCCCACGAAAAAGATTTGAATAAGTATTTGGAGCTGTGCGAGGGTAAGGGTTTAGATGATGAGGAAACATTGCCCCTGGAAACCCCAACAAAAACAGAGGAAACTGCAGCTGGCAGAGATCGATCTCGAAGTCCTGGTCGCAAGGTGGCCACCAAATCTCCGTATACTTCTCCTTCCCGAAAAGCCGCTACTAAATCTCCATATGTTTCTCCCACTCGAAAGAATACCACCAAGTCTCCATATGTGTCTCCTTCCCGAAAGGCTACCAAATCACCCTATACTTCCCCCTCCAGACTGCGCCAGAGATCACCTTCTCCAACTAGATCCCCAGAGAGGAAATCTAAAAGAAGTCCCTACACCTCCCCAGCCCGTCGCAAGCCACATCCCAACGATCTGCCAATCTCCGATGATCTGGAGTACAAGTATCGGGTACTCGATTTGGTAAGATCTAAGTCCAAGGAGAACTTGGCCAAGCGAATGCATGATCCCAATAGAAAGCCAGCTATTCATCCTCTGGAAATGATTCTAAGTCCCAGCCCGGATGATAGTGCCATACCCACAACGGGAGAACTGGAGCACAGGATTCGAGTTCTGGATGGAAAGCTCAAGTCGCCAGCGAAAACCCGATCCAAGCCTCGCTCACGATCGCCCACCATCGAGGACATAAAACGTCAGAAGATGCGGGATGAGCAAAAGCCCAGGACACCTGTACACAATCTAGAGAGAATAGTCAGTTCTCCAGGTCGACCAGAACCACCCACTGCTGAGGAGCTCGAGGAGCGCATACGGATCCTGGAGCAGGAACATAAGTTCGACTTCAAGACCCAGAAGGACTATAGGGCATTTAATCAAAAGCTCAAGGACGTCATCTCCCCGTCGCTCTCCTTCGAGGAATTCCGGGCAGCCAAGTCCCGGGAGCAGAGCCCCCGCCGCCATGGAGCCACCACGCCCAAGTCTGCCCTCCGTCGTGACGATTTCGATGAGCCGTACTCCAGCAGTACCACCACCCACTACCGCCCCACCAGCCCCAAGGTCATTCGGTTCCGGGACGAAGACGTCGACGAAGATGAGGACCGTTTCGAGGAGGAGGCACCCAGGCCGAAGTCCCGACAGACCAGCGATCGAATGGTGGGCAGCACTAATGACGTTTTGGACTGTTTAGCGGAGAATACTAAAATTCTTGAACGTATTCTTAAGAAGACTCTTGCAGATCAGCCATCGGCCACTCGCAGCTACGCCAGCAGCTCGGAGGGTCTGGATGCCTTGGGTAGTCGTCTAATGAGG GAAACCTCCCCGATTACCCGAACCGGAACCCACACGGGCGTACCGCTGCGAACGGGTGAGAACATCAACGACCGCCTGAGTTCGATCAAGAACTCCATCAAATCGATCGACACGCTGTGCGAGGAGAAGCCGTACCAGAAGGAGAAGTGCCAGCGATACATCGACTCCCTTTTCTCGGACTCGCTGCACTTTGCCAGCAAGAAGAGTTCCCTGGAGGATCTCAGTCTCAGCCGGAGTCTGAGTCGTAGTGAGAGCAGGGGAAGGAGCATTCACCGATCTGGGGACTATGCTCCCTCGATAAGGATCACCTCGGAACATAGGTCTTTGGGTTCGGCGGAATCCCGAAGGAGTCCGCTGGGCAATAGGGAAACGAGTCCGTATCGATCCCATAGGGAGGTGGGCAGGGAGCTGTCACCGCGTCGAAGGCggctggaggaggaggacgaggagCGTAAGGATCGGGAGAGCAGTAGGGTAAGACGTGATAACTTGTTGCCAAATTATTTTGCTGATAATCGTAGCGAACTAAGTAGCGGGAGTAGTTTAACCGGGTTTAACCACAAAGTAGATAGACAACTAGAAGAGACGTGCGCCAAGTATGCGGACGATGCCAGACGCTCGGCCTGTCGCACACCGTTGAGCCACCCGTACGAGTCCCGCACCACAGCCACAGCCACACGCCACAGCCACAGTCACACCGATCCTGTCCAGATCCAAGCCAGCACAACCGGATCAGCCAGTGCAATCGATAGTTTCCCCCGGCCCGTGTCGCCCTACCGCCAGCCCTACGATCCCTATCATCGGTCTCCCGGTGGAGGCACACCCCTTTACCAGCCCGGCAAGCTGGAGATCCGGCACACCACCGTCACCTCGACCTTCTACGATCGGTTCCTCACCGAGAAGCAGATCGAGCGGCAGACCCACACCCGTCCGCCCAGCCGATCGCCAGTGGTTTCACCCTCGGTGCCGGCCAAGAGCTACGGGGATTTGTGCAGCACCACTTCAGCCATTTCCAGCACAACCACCACCACTGCTTCaaccacctcctcctcctcattCATGTCCAGCAGCTATGCTGGTGCCCCCTTTTCGCTGCCCTCCAGCAGCAACTACTCCTATTTTAACCCGACTGCGGGTGCCTCCGCCACTTCGCCCAGGGCCAGTTGCTCAGATCTTCGCTccaccaccaccgcagcatccttaaccaccaccaccatcgcCACCACATCTTCTTCTTATGTGCCCTACAATTTCAGCAGCTCCTTCACATCTCGCCTGAGCGAACCCATTACCACTTGCTCGGCAAGTGCTGTAAGCACTAGTTCCCTCACCCATTCCACGGGTGTATACAATCCCATGATGTCGTTCACTCTGAGGGAACCACTTGCCAGCAGTTCCCTGGGTGCTTCAAGTGCCTCCCCATTGCTACCGTTTCAGTTTAACAGAACCTTTACTTCCAACTTCGACAAGGAGCAGAACAAACAGTAG